In Planctomycetota bacterium, a genomic segment contains:
- a CDS encoding alpha/beta hydrolase yields MITLRGSAGSVTAKVEHLGGGPTVVFLHGLVGLNEHWEDVVRQVEASVHCVLLQVPLLDLRGDDCSIDGVTRLTVDFLERHVDGPVVLVGNSFGGHVALRVALQRPDLVRGLVLAGSSGLIEKSMVSDVQLRPSRAWLERKIAELFHDPERYMRASDIERAHQQLSERGGARAMVRLSRSARRNHLGERIANIETPTLLIWGREDIVTPPEAAEQFASRLPNARIVWFDRCGHVPMMEHPEPFAAELVDFVESLASAAAR; encoded by the coding sequence GTGATCACGCTGCGCGGCAGCGCGGGGTCGGTCACCGCCAAGGTCGAGCACCTGGGCGGCGGGCCGACGGTGGTCTTCCTGCACGGCCTGGTCGGCCTCAACGAGCACTGGGAGGATGTCGTCCGCCAGGTCGAAGCCTCGGTCCACTGCGTGCTGCTGCAGGTGCCGCTGCTCGATCTGCGGGGTGACGACTGCTCCATCGACGGCGTGACCCGCCTGACGGTGGATTTCCTCGAGCGGCACGTCGACGGGCCCGTCGTGCTGGTAGGCAACTCCTTCGGCGGGCACGTTGCGCTGCGCGTGGCGCTGCAGCGGCCCGATCTCGTCCGCGGGCTGGTGCTGGCGGGCTCGAGCGGGCTTATCGAGAAATCGATGGTGAGCGACGTGCAGCTGCGTCCCAGCCGGGCGTGGCTGGAACGGAAGATCGCCGAGCTGTTCCACGACCCCGAGCGGTACATGCGGGCCAGCGATATCGAGCGGGCCCACCAGCAGCTCTCCGAGCGGGGCGGGGCGCGAGCGATGGTGCGGCTTTCGCGGTCGGCCCGCCGCAACCACCTGGGCGAGCGGATCGCCAATATCGAGACGCCCACGCTGCTGATCTGGGGCCGCGAGGACATCGTCACCCCGCCCGAGGCCGCCGAGCAGTTCGCGTCCAGGCTGCCCAACGCCCGCATCGTGTGGTTCGATCGCTGCGGCCACGTGCCCATGATGGAGCACCCCGAGCCGTTCGCGGCCGAACTGGTGGACTTCGTCGAGAGCCTGGCCTCGGCGGCGGCGCGGTGA
- a CDS encoding ABC transporter ATP-binding protein, whose protein sequence is MSVAASGAADAAEVTTALPLLVVEDLAKTYRLGRVSVPVLRGASLQLAAGEWVAILGASGSGKSTLLHLIGGLDKPDKGRILFEGRPLRSVGRGGLNRYRARHVGIVFQFYHLLPELDVMANVLLGAMTGRGATGGLAGGGERMAEARRRARSLLDAFGLGDRLRHKPAELSGGERQRVAIARALITDPPLLLADEPTGNLDAATGETILDSIEATVRGEGDAARPRALLMVTHDERVAARADRVVRMVDGRIEPA, encoded by the coding sequence GTGAGCGTGGCGGCCTCGGGTGCGGCGGATGCCGCCGAGGTCACGACGGCGTTGCCGCTGCTGGTCGTCGAAGACCTGGCCAAGACCTATCGCCTCGGGCGGGTGTCGGTGCCGGTGCTGCGGGGGGCGTCGCTTCAGCTGGCGGCGGGCGAGTGGGTGGCGATCCTCGGGGCGTCGGGCTCGGGCAAGAGCACGTTGCTGCACCTCATCGGCGGTCTGGACAAGCCCGACAAGGGCCGGATCCTGTTCGAGGGCCGGCCGCTGCGGAGCGTCGGCCGCGGCGGGCTGAACCGCTACCGCGCCCGCCACGTGGGCATCGTCTTCCAGTTCTACCACCTGCTGCCCGAGCTGGACGTGATGGCCAACGTGCTGCTGGGCGCCATGACCGGCCGGGGGGCCACCGGTGGCCTGGCCGGTGGCGGCGAGCGGATGGCCGAGGCGCGGCGGCGGGCCAGGAGCCTGCTCGACGCCTTCGGCCTGGGCGATCGGCTGCGGCACAAGCCCGCGGAGCTCAGCGGCGGCGAGCGGCAGCGGGTGGCCATCGCCCGGGCCCTGATCACCGATCCGCCGCTGCTGCTGGCCGACGAGCCCACGGGCAACCTGGACGCGGCCACGGGCGAGACCATCCTCGACTCGATCGAGGCCACCGTCCGCGGCGAGGGAGACGCGGCGCGGCCCCGCGCCCTGCTGATGGTCACCCACGACGAGCGGGTCGCCGCCCGGGCCGATCGCGTCGTACGGATGGTCGACGGCCGCATCGAGCCGGCCTGA
- a CDS encoding proline--tRNA ligase, producing the protein MTTAEAPAQSLPPVLTTARRGDVHRWTQTLIPTTREAPADAITPSHVYLVRAGFIRQLAAGVYDLLPLAWRSLRKIQQIIREEHERIGAMEMFFPAFEPMSLLEETGRREAYGDDLFKLIDRHGRELALAPTHEEPIVEMMKAAITSYRQLPLSLYQIQTKFRDEPRPRSGLLRGREFLMKDAYSFHLHAEGEGGLDVVYDKFYEAYSRIFARCGLSFTAVEAESGPIGGSASHEFMVHAESGEDKILVCPVSGYAANVEKAEIGERPWSFEGTPSRDLEKKHTPGTPGIEGVAQHLGVAASQMLKTIVFERVLKDPNATKYVLGVVRGDHEVNEAKVRDAVGSGVRLADEKRAKADGLAIGYVSPCMIGRLAGATLVVDPDAAQPTAWATGADEMDHHVTGWHWARDLGVDLEKAKVADIRDAEEGDPSPRAEGAKLTTQRGIEVGHIFKLGTKYSDAMGFTVLAEDQKPRAVTMGCYGIGVSRTMAACVEMSHDDGGIVWPAAVAPYHVQIILMKHDDENQNRIAGELAEQLSAAGADVLIDDRKERPGPKFKDADLVGIPVRITLGDKALEQGGVELKLRRDAGKGDIVPMDEAVQRALGALEAKEGS; encoded by the coding sequence ATGACCACCGCCGAGGCCCCTGCGCAATCGCTGCCGCCCGTCCTGACCACCGCCCGCCGCGGCGACGTCCATCGCTGGACGCAGACGCTGATCCCCACCACGCGGGAGGCGCCGGCGGATGCCATCACGCCCAGCCACGTGTACCTGGTGCGGGCGGGCTTCATCCGGCAGCTGGCCGCGGGCGTGTACGACCTGCTGCCGCTGGCCTGGCGGAGCCTCCGCAAGATCCAGCAGATCATCCGCGAGGAGCACGAGCGGATCGGGGCGATGGAGATGTTCTTTCCGGCCTTCGAGCCCATGAGCTTGCTGGAGGAGACCGGCCGCCGCGAGGCGTACGGCGACGACCTGTTCAAGCTCATCGACCGGCACGGCCGGGAGCTGGCGCTCGCGCCGACGCACGAGGAGCCGATCGTCGAGATGATGAAGGCGGCGATCACCAGCTACCGCCAGCTGCCGCTGAGCCTCTACCAGATCCAGACCAAGTTCCGCGATGAGCCGCGGCCGCGCTCCGGGCTGCTGCGGGGCCGCGAGTTCCTGATGAAGGACGCGTACTCCTTCCACCTCCACGCCGAGGGCGAGGGCGGCCTGGATGTCGTCTACGACAAGTTCTACGAGGCCTACTCGCGCATCTTCGCGCGGTGCGGGCTGAGCTTCACGGCGGTGGAGGCCGAGAGCGGTCCGATCGGCGGGTCGGCCAGCCACGAGTTCATGGTGCACGCCGAGAGCGGCGAGGACAAGATCCTGGTCTGCCCGGTCAGCGGATACGCGGCGAACGTCGAGAAGGCCGAGATCGGCGAGCGGCCCTGGTCGTTCGAGGGCACGCCGTCGAGGGATCTCGAGAAGAAGCACACCCCGGGCACGCCGGGCATCGAGGGCGTGGCGCAGCACCTGGGCGTGGCGGCGTCGCAGATGCTCAAGACGATCGTGTTCGAGCGGGTGCTGAAGGATCCGAATGCGACGAAGTACGTCCTCGGCGTCGTCCGCGGCGACCACGAGGTGAACGAGGCGAAGGTGCGCGACGCCGTCGGTTCGGGCGTGCGGCTGGCGGACGAGAAGAGGGCCAAGGCCGACGGGCTCGCGATCGGCTACGTCAGCCCGTGCATGATCGGGCGGCTCGCCGGGGCGACGCTGGTGGTCGATCCCGACGCGGCCCAGCCGACCGCGTGGGCGACCGGTGCCGACGAGATGGACCACCACGTCACGGGCTGGCACTGGGCACGCGACCTGGGCGTCGATCTCGAGAAGGCGAAGGTTGCCGACATCCGTGATGCCGAGGAGGGCGACCCGTCGCCGCGGGCCGAGGGCGCGAAGCTCACAACGCAGCGGGGCATCGAGGTCGGCCACATCTTCAAGCTGGGCACCAAGTACAGCGACGCGATGGGCTTCACCGTGCTGGCCGAGGACCAGAAGCCGCGGGCGGTGACCATGGGCTGCTACGGCATCGGCGTCAGCCGCACGATGGCGGCGTGCGTCGAGATGAGCCACGACGACGGCGGCATCGTCTGGCCCGCGGCGGTCGCGCCCTACCACGTGCAGATCATCTTGATGAAGCACGACGACGAGAACCAGAACCGCATCGCGGGCGAGCTGGCCGAGCAGCTGTCGGCCGCCGGTGCGGACGTGCTGATCGACGACCGCAAGGAGCGGCCCGGCCCCAAGTTCAAGGACGCCGACCTGGTGGGCATCCCCGTGCGGATCACGCTGGGCGACAAGGCGCTCGAGCAGGGGGGTGTGGAGCTCAAGCTCCGCCGGGACGCCGGCAAGGGCGACATCGTGCCGATGGACGAGGCCGTGCAGCGGGCGCTGGGCGCGCTCGAAGCGAAGGAGGGCTCGTGA
- a CDS encoding VOC family protein, translating to MPKPAPVVHFEIGCKDLAKTRQFYGDLLGWQYGMADDTMAMVGNLGPKASPATEGVGGHLTALGHEPHQYVTVYAEVEDIEATLEHAEELGGSTVVPKQEVPGMGSFAWLADPEGNVVGLWTSIKG from the coding sequence ATGCCCAAGCCCGCCCCCGTCGTCCACTTCGAAATCGGCTGCAAGGACCTCGCCAAGACCCGCCAGTTCTACGGCGACCTGCTCGGCTGGCAGTACGGCATGGCCGACGACACCATGGCCATGGTCGGCAACCTCGGGCCCAAGGCCAGCCCGGCCACCGAGGGCGTGGGCGGCCACCTCACCGCCCTGGGCCACGAGCCGCACCAGTACGTCACGGTCTACGCCGAGGTCGAGGACATCGAGGCCACGCTCGAGCATGCCGAGGAGCTGGGCGGCTCGACGGTCGTGCCCAAGCAAGAAGTGCCCGGCATGGGCTCGTTCGCGTGGCTGGCCGACCCAGAGGGCAACGTCGTCGGCCTGTGGACGTCGATCAAGGGCTGA
- a CDS encoding dienelactone hydrolase family protein, giving the protein MPNALMLVAAALVAAVAPLSFAQQAAPVAIAEQYFEYDHDGTTLRGFIAEPANTGEIRATVLIVHAWQGQGDEERERARMLARLGYYTMALDMYGDGLYVATSEEASAQATIYYNDRELMRGRVQAAIDALRADKGFAQAGRTAIIGYCFGGTVALECARAGMEVDAAVSFHGGLSFERAPRPGQVGASVLVCNGNDDPLVSVEDRRTFIDEMEAAGADFQFIEYADAVHSFTSRAAGERREGSPVAYNATADRRSWRAMRGLFEELFGG; this is encoded by the coding sequence ATGCCCAACGCCCTGATGCTTGTTGCCGCCGCACTCGTGGCGGCGGTTGCGCCGCTCTCGTTCGCCCAGCAGGCCGCCCCGGTGGCCATCGCCGAGCAGTACTTCGAGTACGACCACGACGGCACGACGCTCCGCGGCTTCATCGCCGAGCCGGCCAACACCGGCGAGATCCGCGCGACCGTGCTGATCGTCCACGCATGGCAGGGGCAGGGCGACGAGGAACGCGAGCGGGCCCGCATGCTCGCGCGGCTTGGCTACTACACGATGGCGCTCGACATGTACGGCGACGGGCTCTACGTCGCGACGAGCGAAGAGGCCTCCGCGCAGGCGACCATCTACTACAACGATCGCGAGCTGATGCGCGGCCGCGTGCAGGCGGCGATCGATGCGCTCCGGGCTGACAAGGGCTTCGCCCAGGCGGGCCGGACGGCGATCATCGGCTACTGCTTCGGCGGCACCGTCGCCCTCGAGTGCGCCCGCGCCGGCATGGAGGTCGACGCGGCCGTGAGCTTCCACGGCGGGCTGAGCTTCGAGCGTGCGCCGCGACCCGGCCAGGTCGGGGCGAGCGTGCTGGTGTGCAACGGCAACGACGACCCGCTCGTGAGCGTCGAGGATCGCCGGACGTTCATCGACGAGATGGAGGCCGCGGGCGCCGACTTCCAGTTCATCGAGTACGCCGACGCGGTGCACAGCTTCACGAGCAGGGCCGCTGGCGAGCGCCGCGAGGGCAGCCCGGTGGCCTATAACGCCACGGCCGACCGCCGTTCGTGGCGGGCGATGCGCGGGCTCTTCGAGGAGCTGTTCGGGGGCTAG